In Salvelinus namaycush isolate Seneca chromosome 20, SaNama_1.0, whole genome shotgun sequence, the following proteins share a genomic window:
- the LOC120064764 gene encoding melanocyte protein PMEL-like codes for MKTVLIVLVLALLSAALEAKPKTRFTRYRSWNSGIYPVWKDGDSRYRDCWTGGEVTFDVKNDAPTLTGAKATFNIDLRFPSNQTVLPDGQVVWARNCTVNGTQYRQGQAVYPDQVSGPSGEYSGVFPDGTPFNGTADRKPHYVFVWKTWGRYWQVADGTSSSLTIGTDNVPLGSYNMEVVIYHYRGKDKFIPLGYASTTFSITDQIPFTVSLTQINDVNEADQSFIQNRAIAFSISLHDPSQYLSASDVTFNWDFGDNSGTLISREHQVTHTYLNTGTYRPQVVLMASIPNGCDTPADPTAASPTVMPMDPSGAPAVVVVVSTPRAAPADIALDVPASDVTPAEAADTAAADADAADTDTAAAENPAIAESTDTAAAETAVEAGATAEAEPTADDAAAAAEGVEVVASVADDPAVIPATEDPASVPAVEADATAEDTAAAAIEVPAPVPAVEGATAASVTPATEEATVDADAVAAAETAVVEATAADVPAINAAASVAPVAEGEESTVDLPATVLPEVPAVATVTPVEEATVAADAEVVAEVAAATEVAQVETVAPTANVIVLAATEAAAVVEVVPAELALEAEAELEAEVVETVNEVAADASAAPAAVTAPVESEVAAEAEIEADTETQVALVVAKRQAPELTAADNCMIYRYGSFSTAVDVVQGIESVEITQVANVVSLATEVVQNAVDLTITCQGSLPNEVCTIISDADCITPVETICNNVTPSPDCQMIIRQFFNDSGVFCINVSLTNDVSLAVASAKVSVTVGSNSSPTGTVAAVLGVMVLVSVAGAIALTYKRFNQYRPLREDSTGGSMGSSGNTSVPMLLWNLLSRQSPGERSPLLQGRVV; via the exons ATGAAGACTGTACTGATAGTACTAGTGTTGGCTCTCTTGTCAGCAGCTTTAGAAGCAA AGCCTAAAACCCGTTTTACACGCTACCGCTCATGGAACTCAGGGATATATCCAGTGTGGAAGGATGGGGACTCCCGATACAGAGACTGTTGGACTG GTGGAGAAGTTACATTCGATGTGAAAAATGATGCACCCACCCTGACTGGCGCAAAGGCAACCTTTAACATCGACCTTCGCTTCCCATCAAACCAGACAGTGCTTCCTGATGGACAGGTGGTGTGGGCGCGTAACTGCACTGTCAATG GAACACAGTACCGTCAAGGCCAGGCTGTGTATCCCGACCAGGTCTCTGGTCCTTCAGGAGAGTACAGCGGAGTCTTCCCTGATGGCACCCCCTTCAATGGGACAGCAGACAGGAAACCACACTACGTGTTTGTGTGGAAGACATGGG GACGTTACTGGCAGGTGGCGGATGggacctcctcctctctcaccatcGGCACGGACAATGTGCCCCTGGGCTCTTACAACATGGAGGTAGTCATCTACCACTACCGTGGCAAGGACAAGTTCATCCCTCTGGGCTATGCCTCCACAACCTTCTCCATCACAG ACCAGATCCCCTTCACAGTGTCGCTGACTCAAATTAACGATGTGAACGAGGCTGACCAGAGCTTCATCCAGAATCGGGCCATTGCCTTTAGCATCAGCCTCCACGACCCCAGCCAGTACCTCAGCGCCTCAGACGTCACCTTTAACTGGGACTTTGGTGACAACAGTGGCACCCTCATCTCCAGGGAGCACCAGGTCACACATACATACCTCAACACCGGCACATACAGGCCTCAGGTGGTCCTGATGGCAAGCATCCCCAATGGCTGTGACACACCTGCAGACCCCACCGCTGCCAGCCCCACTG TGATGCCTATGGATCCCTCCGGTGCTCCTGCCGTTGTTGTGGTGGTCTCTACCCCAAGGGCAGCTCCAGCTGACATCGCCCTGGATGTGCCTGCCTCTGACGTTACCCCTGCTGAGGCTGCAGACACAGCTGCAGCTGACGCCGATGCCGCAGACACAGATACAGCTGCAGCCGAAAACCCAGCCATAGCTGAAAGCACAGACACAGCCGCAGCCGAAACTGCAGTCGAAGCCGGTGCCACAGCTGAAGCAGAACCCACAGCTGACGACGCAGCCGCAGCCGCAGAGGGAGTCGAGGTGGTTGCCTCAGTAGCAGATGATCCAGCCGTCATCCCAGCAACAGAGGACCCTGCCTCTGTCCCTGCAGTAGAAGCCGATGCCACAGCAGAAGACACGGCTGCTGCAGCCATTGAGGTCCCTGCCCCTGTGCCAGCTGTGGAGGGAGCCACAGCTGCCTCCGTCACCCCAGCAACTGAAGAGGCAACTGTTGATGCTGAtgcagttgcagctgccgaaACAGCAGTGGTAGAGGCGACGGCTGCAGATGTGCCCGCCATCAACGCTGCTGCTTCAGTTgctccagttgcagagggagaagAGTCCACAGTGGACCTGCCGGCCACAGTCCTCCCAGAGGTCCCAGCTGTAGCCACCGTTACACCCGTGGAGGAGGCAACCGTAGCTGCCGATGCTGAGGTGGTGGCTGAGGTTGCGGCTGCAACAGAGGTGGCCCAGGTCGAGACGGTGGCCCCTACTGCTAACGTCATTGTTCTTGCCGCCACGGAGGCTGCAGCTGTGGTGGAGGTGGTGCCAGCTGAACTTGCTCTTGAGGCCGAGGCAGAGCTAGAAGCAGAGGTCGTAGAGACAGTGAATGAGGTTGCAGCTGATGCCTCTGCAG CACCAGCAGCAGTGACTGCTCCAGTGGAGAGTGAGGTAGCAGCAGAGGCTGAGATAgaggcagacacagagacacaggtggCTCTTGTTGTGGCTAAAAGACAGGCTCCTGAACTTACAGCGGCTGACAACTGTATGATATACCGCTACGGCTCCTTCTCGACCGCCGTGGACGTTGTCC AGGGTATTGAGAGTGTGGAGATCACCCAGGTGGCCAACGTGGTGTCTCTGGCCACTGAGGTTGTGCAGAATGCTGTGGACCTGACCATCACCTGCCAGGGGAG CCTGCCCAATGAAGTGTGCACCATCATCTCGGACGCAGACTGCATCACGCCTGTTGAGACCATCTGTAACAACGTGACACCCTCCCCAGATTGTCAGATGATCATTCGCCAGTTCTTCAACGACTCTGGAGTGTTCTGCATCAACGTGTCCCTGACCAATGATGTTAGTCTGGCTGTGGCCAGTGCTAAAGTTAGTGTGACTGTGG GCTCCAACTCCTCCCCAACAGGCACTGTGGCCGCGGTTCTGGGTGTCATGGTCCTTGTCTCTGTTGCTGGTGCCATTGCTTTGACCTACAA GCGGTTTAACCAATACCGTCCACTGAGGGAGGACTCAACTGGCGGCAGCATGGGAAGCTCTGGAAACACGTCTGTGCCGATGCTGCTGTGGAACCTTCTGAGCCGACAGTCACCAGGAGAAAGAAGCCCACTGCTTCAGGGAAGGGTGGTGTGA
- the LOC120065257 gene encoding tubulin alpha chain-like, which produces MRECISIHVGQAGVQIGNACWELYCLEHGIQPDGQMPSDKTIGGGDDSFNTFFSETGAGKHVPRAVFVDLEPTVIDEVRSGTYRQLFHPEQLITGKEDAANNYARGHYTVGKEIIDLVLDRTRKLADQCTGLQGFLVFHSFGGGTGSGFTSLLMERLSVDYGKKSKLEFSIYPAPQVSTAVVEPYNAILTTHTTLEHSDCAFMVDNEAIYDICRRNLDIERPSYTNLNRLISQIVSSITASLRFDGALNVDLTEFQTNLVPYPRIHFPLATYAPVISAEKAYHEQLSVSEITNACFEPCNQMVKCDPRHGKYMACCLLYRGDVVPKDVNAAIATIKTKRSIQFVDWCPTGFKVGINYQPPTVVPGGDLAKVQRAVCMLSNTTAVAEAWARLDHKFDLMYAKRAFVHWYVGEGMEEGEFSEAREDMAALEKDYEEVGVDSIEGEEEGEEY; this is translated from the exons cGTGAGTGTATCTCCATCCACGTGGGTCAGGCTGGCGTCCAGATTGGCAATGCCTGCTGGGAGCTCTACTGTCTGGAGCACGGGATCCAGCCGGACGGTCAGATGCCCAGTGACAAGACCATTGGAGGAGGAGACGACTCCTTCAACACCTTCTTCAGTGAGACTGGAGCTGGCAAGCACGTCCCCAGGGCTGTGTTTGTGGATCTGGAGCCCACTGTCATCG ATGAGGTGCGTTCTGGAACTTACCGCCAGCTCTTCCACCCTGAGCAGCTGATCACTGGGAAGGAGGATGCAGCCAACAACTACGCCCGTGGGCATTACACCGTCGGCAAAGAGATTATTGACTTGGTTCTGGACAGGACCCGCAAACTG gctgaCCAGTGCACTGGCCTCCAGGGCTTCCTGGTCTTCCACAGCTTCGGAGGTGGCACCGGTTCTGGTTTCACCTCCCTGTTGATGGAGCGCTTGTCTGTTGACTACGGCAAGAAGTCCAAGCTTGAGTTCTCCATTTATCCAGCTCCTCAGGTGTCCACAGCCGTTGTTGAGCCCTACAACGCCATCCTGACCACCCACACCACCCTGGAGCACTCTGATTGTGCTTTCATGGTAGACAATGAGGCCATCTATGACATCTGCCGTAGGAACCTTGATATCGAGCGTCCCTCCTACACTAATCTTAACAGGTTGATCAGTCAGATTGTGTCCTCCATCACTGCTTCCCTCCGATTTGATGGTGCCCTCAATGTTgatctgacagagttccagaccAACTTGGTGCCCTACCCCCGTATCCACTTCCCCCTGGCCACCTATGCCCCAGTGATCTCGGCAGAGAAGGCTTACCATGAGCAGCTTTCTGTGTCTGAGATCACAAATGCTTGCTTTGAGCCATGTAATCAGATGGTGAAATGTGACCCACGTCACGGCAAGTACATGGCCTGCTGTCTGCTGTACCGTGGCGACGTTGTGCCCAAAGATGTCAATGCTGCCATTGCCACCATCAAAACAAAACGCTCCATCCAGTTTGTAGACTGGTGCCCAACTGGTTTCAAGGTTGGTATCAACTACCAGCCCCCAACTGTGGTACCTGGTGGAGATCTGGCCAAGGTCCAGAGGGCAGTGTGCATGCTTAGCAACACCACTGCAGTGGCAGAGGCCTGGGCCCGTCTTGACCACAAGTTTGATCTGATGTACGCCAAGCGTGCTTTTGTGCACTGGTACGTAGGTGAGGGTATGGAGGAGGGAGAGTTCTCTGAGGCCAGGGAGGACATGGCTGCCCTGGAGAAAGATTATGAAGAGGTGGGCGTCGACTCcattgagggagaggaggagggagaggagtatTAA